In Sphingomonas sp. SUN019, one genomic interval encodes:
- the hemH gene encoding ferrochelatase, whose protein sequence is MIPTGHPAILPRKVGVLLINLGTPDAPDPASVKRYLGEFLSDRRVVELPPIIWQPVLRGLVLNTRPKKSAAAYAEVWRPDGSPLAAITKAQNAALQGAFGDDVLVDWAMRYGTPSIPDRLTAMKDAGCDRILLAALYPQYCAATTATAHDKAFGVLAGMRWQPAIRTLPPYHDDPLYIDALKQDIEANLAGLDFTPDAIVTSFHGMPQRTLALGDPYHCQCQKTARLLGEAMGRPMTISFQSRFGPAKWLEPATDETLKGLPAQGVKNVVVVAPGFSADCLETLEEVAMQGRDAFIESGGDRFAYLPCLNDGAPGIKMLRGIIARELAGWVSLP, encoded by the coding sequence ATGATCCCCACCGGCCATCCGGCGATTCTCCCGCGCAAGGTCGGCGTGCTGCTGATCAACCTCGGCACACCCGACGCGCCCGATCCTGCCTCGGTCAAACGCTATCTCGGCGAATTCCTGTCCGATCGTCGCGTCGTCGAACTGCCGCCGATCATCTGGCAACCGGTGCTGCGCGGGCTGGTGCTGAACACGCGGCCGAAGAAATCCGCCGCCGCCTATGCCGAAGTCTGGCGGCCCGACGGATCGCCGCTCGCCGCGATCACCAAGGCGCAGAACGCCGCGCTGCAGGGCGCGTTCGGAGACGACGTGCTGGTCGACTGGGCGATGCGCTACGGCACGCCGTCGATCCCCGACCGGCTGACCGCGATGAAGGACGCAGGCTGCGACCGCATCCTGCTCGCCGCGCTTTATCCGCAATATTGCGCCGCGACGACCGCGACCGCGCATGACAAGGCGTTCGGCGTGCTGGCCGGCATGCGCTGGCAACCCGCGATCCGCACGCTGCCGCCGTATCACGACGATCCGCTTTATATCGATGCGCTGAAGCAGGACATCGAAGCCAATCTCGCGGGCCTGGATTTCACGCCCGACGCGATCGTCACCAGCTTCCACGGCATGCCGCAGCGCACGCTGGCGCTGGGCGACCCGTATCATTGCCAGTGCCAGAAGACCGCGCGGTTGCTGGGGGAGGCGATGGGGCGGCCGATGACGATCAGCTTCCAGTCGCGTTTCGGCCCCGCCAAATGGCTCGAACCCGCGACCGACGAGACGCTGAAGGGTTTGCCCGCGCAGGGTGTGAAGAACGTCGTCGTCGTCGCGCCGGGCTTTTCCGCCGATTGCCTGGAGACGCTGGAGGAGGTCGCGATGCAGGGGCGCGATGCGTTCATCGAGTCCGGGGGCGATAGGTTCGCCTATCTCCCGTGCCTGAACGATGGCGCGCCCGGTATCAAAATGCTGCGCGGAATCATCGCGCGGGAACTTGCGGGCTGGGTATCGCTTCCTTAG
- the phbB gene encoding acetoacetyl-CoA reductase, producing the protein MARVAIVTGGTRGIGEAISVALQDLGMTVAANYAGNDERARDFTARTGIAAYKWDVGDYDACQAGCAQVADELGPVDVVVNNAGITRDGTILKMTYQMWKEVMDTNLGGCFNMAKAVFPGMRERKWGRIVNIGSINGQAGQYGQVNYAAAKSGIHGFTKALAQEGARAGVTVNAIAPGYIDTDMVAAVPADVLEKIVAKIPVGRLGQANEIARGVAFLCSEEGGFVTGSTLSINGGQHMY; encoded by the coding sequence ATGGCACGCGTAGCGATCGTTACCGGAGGCACGCGCGGGATCGGCGAGGCGATCAGCGTCGCGCTGCAGGACTTGGGCATGACCGTCGCCGCCAATTATGCCGGCAATGACGAGCGTGCGCGGGATTTCACCGCCCGCACCGGAATCGCGGCGTACAAATGGGATGTGGGCGACTACGACGCCTGCCAGGCGGGCTGCGCACAGGTCGCCGATGAACTCGGGCCGGTCGACGTGGTCGTCAACAACGCCGGGATCACGCGCGATGGAACGATCCTGAAGATGACCTATCAGATGTGGAAAGAGGTGATGGACACCAACCTGGGCGGGTGTTTCAACATGGCCAAGGCGGTGTTCCCTGGCATGCGCGAACGCAAATGGGGCCGCATCGTCAACATCGGATCGATCAACGGGCAGGCCGGGCAATACGGCCAGGTCAACTACGCCGCCGCGAAATCAGGCATCCACGGCTTTACGAAGGCTCTGGCGCAGGAAGGCGCGCGTGCCGGGGTGACGGTCAACGCGATCGCGCCGGGTTATATCGACACCGACATGGTCGCAGCGGTTCCGGCCGATGTGTTGGAAAAGATCGTCGCGAAAATCCCGGTCGGTCGCTTGGGACAGGCTAACGAGATCGCGCGAGGGGTCGCGTTCCTTTGTTCGGAAGAGGGGGGATTCGTTACCGGCTCCACGCTCTCTATCAACGGCGGTCAGCATATGTACTGA